From the genome of Vicia villosa cultivar HV-30 ecotype Madison, WI linkage group LG2, Vvil1.0, whole genome shotgun sequence, one region includes:
- the LOC131650526 gene encoding uncharacterized protein LOC131650526, with translation MPPKMPPKNRKYECGNDKRKKKKKIEELIQSQVGALDKFLIKESQVLNESHSDSVLIENDSVPIENDNDDNVDYDIFDPRNWDRLQPKLIDLLVTKGPKRDNSIVICEGGQLANEGYNDWSHVGARIKEHELGMEHVKNMTTWYEYRQRLQKFQTIDKTTQRIIEKEKDHWKNVLKRVISIVKFLAKHNLAFRGCKEKLYEDNNGNFLGLIEMLAEFDPIIQEHVRRVTTQEVHVHYLGHKIQNELISLLGSAIKFEIIRKIKQAKYFSVILDCTPDVSHKEQMSLIIRYVDVSSTSVSIEESFLGFLNVNDTTGQGLFDVLQNELKELGLDVFDVRGQGYDNGSNMKGKHQGVQKRFLDINPRAFYTPCGCHSLNLALCDMANSCNKARSFFGVVQRIYTIFANSTKRWKILKDNVKGLTPKSLSSTCRESRVESVKAIRTQMSDFTEALLEVSENDLDPKIQNEAKSLATNELGDFEFLMAIIIWFEILSAINSVSKLLQEKDMLIDVSMEKIKELISFFEGYRETGFYKALVNAKEIAVELNISPTFPQRSIIKRKRHFDENLNTPILELSEEESFRVNYFLYLIDQAVVSLNKRFEQYQEYESIFGFLFTSYKLQSLDDATLKSCCSNFERVLKHNEQSDIDGNDLFGELKLLREMLPEEITTPTNILLFSKGLDCFPNIIIAYRILLTIPVTVASAERSFSKLKLLKTYLRSTMSQERLNGLALIAVENDFLETLKYEELLDEFASKSIRRKALFK, from the exons ATGCCTCCTAAGATGCCGCCTAAGAATAGAAAATATGAATGTGGAAATGATAAgcgtaagaaaaagaaaaaaattgaagagtTAATTCAATCTCAAGTAGGAGCACttgataaatttttaataaaggaATCACAAGTTCTAAATGAAAGTCATTCTGATAGTGTGCTTATTGAAAATGATAGCGTGCCTATTGaaaatgataatgatgataatgTTGATTATGATATATTTGATCCAAGAAATTGGGACCGTCTTCAACCTAAATTGATTGATTTATTAGTTACGAAAGGTCCTAAAAGAGATAATTCCATTGTGATTTGTGAAGG GGGACAATTAGCAAATGAGGGTTATAATGATTGGTCACATGTTGGTGCGAGAATTAAAGAGCATGAGTTAGGCATGGAACATGTTAAAAATATGACTACTTGGTATGAGTATCGTCAAAGGCTGCAGAAATTCCAAACTATTGATAAAACGACTCAAAGAATAATTGAGAAAGAAAAGGATCATtggaaaaatgttttaaaaagagTTATTTCAATAGTGAAATTTCTTGCAAAACATAATTTGGCCTTTCGTGGTTGTAAGGAAAAATTGTACGAAGATAACAATGGTAATTTTTTGGGTTTGATTGAAATGTTAGCTGAATTTGACCCAATTATCCAAGAACATGTTAGACGTGTTACAACTCAAGAAGTTCACGTTCATTATCTTGGGCATAAAATACAAAATGAGTTGATTTCATTGCTTGGTTCTGCAATTAAATTTGAAATCATTAGAAAAATCAAACAAGCAAAGTATTTCTCAGTGATACTTGATTGTACTCCGGATGTCAGTCACAAAGAGCAAATGTCTTTGATAATAAGATATGTGGATGTATCTTCAACTTCTGTTAGCATTGAGGAatcatttttagggtttttgaatgTGAATGATACAACTGGTCAAGGGCTTTTTGATGTATTACAAAATGAATTGAAAGAACTTGGTCTCGATGTATTTGATGTGAGAGGACAAGGTTATGATAATGGGTCAAATATGAAAGGAAAACATCAAGGTGTACAAAAGAGATTTTTGGACATAAATCCGAGAGCCTTTTATACTCCTTGTGGTTGTCATAGTCTTAATTTGGCATTGTGTGATATGGCTAACTCGTGTAATAAAGCTAGAAGTTTTTTTGGAGTTGTTCAACGCATTTATACAATTTTTGCCAATTCTACAAAGAGGTGGAAAATATTGAAAGATAATGTAAAAGGGTTGACTCCAAAATCATTGTCATCCACTTGTCGGGAGAGTCGTGTAGAAAGTGTCAAAGCTATAAGAACTCAAATGTCAGATTTTACGGAAGCTTTACTTGAAGTGTCAGAAAATGATCTCGATCCTAAAATACAAAATGAAGCTAAATCCTTAGCAACAAATGAGCttggtgattttgagtttttgatGGCTATAATTATTTGGTTTGAAATATTATCTGCAATTAATTCTGTTAGCAAGCTTTTACAGGAAAAGGATATGCTTATTGATGTTTCTATGGAAAAAATAAAGGAGTTGATTTCATTTTTTGAAGGATATAGAGAAACTGGATTTTATAAGGCACTAGTTAATGCTAAGGAAATTGCGGTTGAATTGAATATATCCCCAACATTTCCTCAAAGGagtataattaaaagaaaaaggcaTTTTGATGAGAATTTGAATACCCCAATACTCGAGCTATCTGAAGAGGAATCTTTTAgggttaattattttctttacctTATTGATCAAGCTGTTGTTTCTCTTAATAAAAGATTTGAGCAATATCAAGAGTATGAAAGTATTTTTGGTTTCTTATTTACTTCTTACAAGTTACAATCATTAGATGATGCAACTTTGAAGTCTTGTTGTAGTAACTTTGAACGAGTATTGAAACATAATGAACAATCTGATATCGATGGGAATGATCTTTTTGGGGAGTTAAAGTTACTAAGAGAAATGTTGCCTGAAGAAATCACAACACctacaaatatattattattttcgaaAGGCTTAGACTGTTTTCCTAATATAATTATTGCATATAGAATTTTGTTGACTATTCCTGTGACAGTTGCTTCTGCAGaaagaagtttttcaaaattGAAGTTGTTAAAGACTTACTTGCGGTCTACCATGTCACAAGAAAGACTTAATGGATTGGCATTGatagcagttgaaaatgattttttgGAGACACTGAAATATGAAGAATTGCTCGATGAATTTGCTTCAAAAAGTATTAGGAGGAAGGCTCTTTTTAAGTAG
- the LOC131650527 gene encoding uncharacterized protein LOC131650527, whose amino-acid sequence MGLVKQSIKVGEFQRFAIKEACWVDILQFTDDMLIVGDGNWKHARALKAVLRAFELVPGLGINFHKSKLIGIIANPHFLDAVSHFLSCKKEERNFYFLGIPIGFNPRKEATWNPMKNRLEGWSNRFLKLGSRITLLKSVLSSLAIFTMFFLQDAECNTMN is encoded by the coding sequence ATGGGCCTTGTTAAACAATCTATCAAAGTGGGAGAGTTCCAAAGATTTGCTATTAAGGAGGCTTGTTGGGTTGACATTCTCCAATTTACGGATGATATGTTGATTGTGGGAGATGGTAATTGGAAGCATGCTAGGGCCTTGAAAGCGGTGCTTCGGGCTTTCGAATTGGTGCCGGGGCTAGGAATCAACTTCCATAAAAGCAAATTAATTGGAATTATTGCTAATCCTCATTTCTTGGATGCGGTGTCTCACTTCCTTTCTTGTAAGAAAGAAGAGCGTAACTTTTATTTTCTTGGCATTCCGATAGGTTTCAATCCGAGGAAGGAAGCTACTTGGAATCCAATGAAGAATCGTTTGGAAGGATGGTCAAACCGCTTTTTGAAATTGGGAAGTAGAATCACTCTTTTGAAATCCGTGCTTAGTTCTTTAGCCATTTTTACCATGTTTTTTTTACAAGATGCCGAGTGTAATACGATGAACTAA